From Pseudomonas sp. stari2, a single genomic window includes:
- a CDS encoding MFS transporter: protein MDTMTENDYLIAWGLYAFAAVGCLLVWMRLTRWMWRWLREPLRVLMAVLLFSPTIIDPVKEKFAPAIAITVLDLAFKVGNNAWRAISELLMYAMIAFGLYLIFVLIRFPIERASNARKEQAEVARAAARAEDERDGDQPFGGAGDDRYGRPPLPSNPQRGRVEPRL from the coding sequence ATGGACACCATGACCGAGAACGACTATCTGATCGCCTGGGGCCTTTACGCCTTTGCCGCCGTGGGCTGCCTGCTGGTGTGGATGCGCCTGACCCGCTGGATGTGGCGCTGGTTGCGCGAGCCGCTGCGTGTATTGATGGCGGTGTTGCTGTTCAGCCCGACCATCATTGACCCGGTGAAGGAAAAATTCGCCCCGGCCATCGCCATCACTGTGCTGGATCTGGCGTTCAAGGTCGGCAACAACGCCTGGCGCGCGATTTCCGAACTGCTCATGTACGCCATGATCGCGTTCGGCCTGTACCTGATTTTCGTGCTGATCCGCTTTCCGATCGAGCGCGCTTCGAACGCTCGCAAGGAGCAGGCCGAAGTCGCTCGCGCAGCCGCCCGTGCCGAAGACGAGCGTGACGGCGATCAACCGTTCGGCGGCGCCGGCGACGATCGTTACGGCCGCCCACCGCTGCCGAGCAATCCGCAGCGCGGGCGCGTCGAGCCGCGTCTGTAA
- a CDS encoding class II glutamine amidotransferase, producing MCELLGMSANVPTDIVFSFTGLMQRGGRTGPHRDGWGIAFYEGRGLRLFQDPAASCESEVANLVQRYPIKSEVVIGHIRQANVGKVCLSNTHPFVRELWGRNWCFAHNGQLADFTPIKSFYRPVGDTDSEAAFCDLLNRVRAAFPEPVDIEVLLPDLVAACAEYRSKGVFNCLLSDGDWLFCYCSTKLAQITRRAPFGPARLKDVDVIVDFQAETTPNDVVTVIATEPLTENETWTRYEPGQWSLWRRGECVSQGTTE from the coding sequence ATGTGTGAACTATTGGGCATGAGCGCCAACGTGCCGACCGATATCGTGTTCAGCTTCACCGGGCTGATGCAGCGCGGCGGTCGCACCGGTCCGCACCGCGATGGCTGGGGTATCGCCTTCTATGAAGGTCGCGGGTTGCGGCTGTTTCAGGACCCGGCGGCCAGCTGCGAGTCGGAAGTCGCCAATCTGGTGCAGCGTTATCCGATCAAGAGCGAAGTGGTCATCGGCCATATCCGTCAGGCCAACGTCGGCAAGGTCTGCCTGTCCAACACCCACCCGTTCGTCCGCGAACTGTGGGGACGCAACTGGTGCTTCGCGCACAACGGCCAGCTCGCCGATTTCACCCCGATCAAGAGTTTCTACCGCCCGGTCGGCGATACCGACAGCGAGGCGGCGTTCTGCGATTTGCTCAACCGCGTACGTGCAGCGTTTCCGGAACCGGTCGATATAGAAGTGCTGCTGCCGGATCTGGTCGCGGCCTGCGCCGAGTACCGCAGCAAAGGCGTGTTCAATTGCCTGCTCAGCGACGGCGACTGGCTCTTCTGCTATTGCTCGACCAAACTGGCACAGATCACCCGTCGCGCACCGTTCGGCCCGGCGCGGCTCAAGGATGTCGATGTGATCGTCGATTTCCAGGCCGAAACCACGCCAAACGACGTGGTCACGGTGATTGCCACCGAACCCTTGACCGAAAACGAAACCTGGACCCGCTACGAACCGGGCCAATGGAGCCTGTGGCGACGCGGCGAATGCGTCAGCCAGGGCACGACCGAATAA
- a CDS encoding DUF2937 family protein, with protein sequence MLLSYLRLVLFAAGLLIGVQVPGFINDYAKRVEAHLIEAQTGLRGFQGTAEQFFKGDLQALVAHYRASEDPVFRSDADSLSTLLNRQLALDKQFQAMQGPWYIRFLQVVLAADPDIRKETWNGYSYQILLTPEAMIWGMSGALLLSFGLECLFRLIDWVVLGGKRLRQSRPIEDRDVRGL encoded by the coding sequence ATGTTGCTCAGTTATCTACGGCTGGTGTTGTTTGCGGCGGGCCTGTTGATCGGTGTCCAGGTGCCGGGGTTCATCAACGATTACGCCAAGCGGGTCGAAGCGCATCTGATCGAAGCACAGACCGGTCTGCGCGGCTTCCAGGGCACAGCCGAGCAATTCTTCAAGGGTGATCTGCAGGCACTGGTCGCTCACTATCGTGCCAGCGAGGACCCGGTGTTTCGCAGCGATGCGGACAGCCTGAGCACCTTGCTCAACCGTCAACTGGCGCTGGACAAGCAATTCCAGGCGATGCAGGGCCCGTGGTACATCCGCTTCCTGCAAGTGGTGCTGGCCGCCGATCCGGATATCCGCAAGGAAACCTGGAACGGCTACAGCTACCAGATTCTGCTGACACCGGAAGCAATGATCTGGGGCATGAGCGGTGCGCTGCTGCTATCGTTCGGCCTCGAATGCCTGTTCCGTCTGATTGACTGGGTGGTGCTGGGTGGCAAGCGCCTGCGCCAGAGCCGGCCGATCGAAGACCGGGATGTGCGCGGGCTGTAA
- a CDS encoding LysR family transcriptional regulator produces the protein MNLKFLETFVWVARLKSFRLTADKLFTTQASISSRIAVLEGELGVKLFVRDSRGVSLTPEGLKVLDYAEQMLDTMQALKQSIETRSSKVGRVRIGVMDTVIHTWLSPLVAQMTDLYPRVEIELVADTSLNLCDQLQKGFLDLILQTDLVRHESVRSLELASHPIGWIVASNSIYNRDYQSLADLAQERIITYSKNSRPHQDILALMQAQGVLAPRLNCVNSVSAITRLLRDGFGIGALPPVLVAEELARGELTLLDIDQRPPALQVVVSWRVGVEWVEEIVTLCQQVLEGYARKVGTDYIVLS, from the coding sequence ATGAACCTGAAGTTTCTCGAGACCTTTGTCTGGGTCGCCCGGCTGAAGAGTTTTCGCCTGACCGCCGACAAGCTGTTCACCACTCAGGCTTCGATCTCCAGCCGGATCGCGGTGCTCGAAGGCGAGCTTGGAGTAAAGCTGTTTGTGCGCGATTCACGCGGTGTGAGCCTGACGCCGGAAGGCCTGAAAGTGCTGGACTATGCCGAGCAGATGCTCGATACGATGCAGGCGCTGAAGCAGTCGATCGAGACCCGATCGAGCAAGGTCGGCCGGGTTCGCATCGGGGTAATGGACACGGTGATTCACACCTGGCTCAGCCCGTTGGTGGCGCAGATGACCGATCTGTATCCCCGGGTGGAAATCGAGCTGGTGGCGGATACCTCGCTGAACCTCTGCGATCAGCTGCAAAAAGGGTTTCTCGACCTGATCCTGCAAACCGATCTGGTGCGCCATGAAAGCGTGCGCAGTCTGGAACTGGCCAGCCACCCTATCGGCTGGATCGTCGCCAGCAATTCGATCTACAACCGCGACTACCAAAGCCTCGCCGACCTGGCGCAGGAACGGATCATCACCTACTCGAAAAACTCCCGGCCGCATCAGGACATTCTGGCGCTGATGCAGGCCCAGGGCGTGCTGGCGCCACGCTTGAACTGTGTGAACTCGGTGTCGGCGATCACCCGGCTGCTGCGCGACGGATTCGGCATTGGCGCACTGCCGCCAGTGTTGGTGGCCGAGGAACTGGCGCGGGGCGAACTGACCCTGCTCGACATCGACCAACGGCCACCCGCCCTACAAGTAGTGGTGTCGTGGCGGGTGGGTGTGGAATGGGTCGAAGAGATTGTGACGCTGTGTCAGCAGGTGCTGGAGGGGTACGCGCGCAAGGTGGGCACGGATTACATCGTTCTGAGCTGA
- a CDS encoding MFS transporter, with protein sequence MSAPDTLDLPKTTARPGPFDWYRNINQQERRTFWSCKIGYGLDGMDTQMLSFVVPTLIAMWGITTGEAGLIHTSTLIASAIGGWVAGILSDRIGRVRTLQLTVLWFAFFTFLCGFAQNYEQLLIARTLMGFGFGGEWTAGAVLIGEVIRAKDRGKAVGMVQSGWALGWGLTAILYALLFSVLPPEDAWRALFILGIVPAVFVIFVRRLVKDPEIYREAKAKQTPESPSKFYEIFAPGMLFTTFRASLLTTGALGGYYAITSWLPTFLKNERGLSVLGTGGYLAMVIIGSYAGYVISAYLTDLLGRKKNFILFAVGSFTIVLLYTQLPVSNGVMLWLGFPLGFFASGIFSGMGAFLTELFPTRIRGSGQGFCYNIGRALAALFPLLIGLLSQKVPLSVGIGAFAAVSYGVVILAALSLPETRGKQLDAQ encoded by the coding sequence ATGAGTGCGCCCGACACCCTCGACCTCCCCAAGACCACGGCCCGTCCCGGCCCGTTCGACTGGTATCGCAACATCAATCAGCAGGAGCGCCGGACGTTCTGGAGCTGCAAGATCGGCTACGGTCTGGACGGCATGGACACCCAGATGCTCAGCTTCGTGGTGCCGACCCTGATCGCGATGTGGGGCATCACCACCGGAGAAGCCGGGCTGATTCACACCAGCACGCTGATCGCTTCGGCCATCGGTGGTTGGGTGGCGGGTATTCTCTCCGACCGCATCGGCCGCGTACGCACCCTGCAACTGACGGTGCTGTGGTTCGCCTTCTTCACTTTCCTCTGCGGTTTCGCCCAGAACTACGAACAACTGCTGATCGCCCGCACCCTGATGGGCTTCGGTTTCGGCGGCGAATGGACCGCCGGCGCGGTGCTGATCGGTGAAGTGATCCGCGCCAAGGATCGCGGCAAAGCGGTGGGCATGGTGCAATCCGGCTGGGCACTCGGTTGGGGGCTGACGGCAATTCTCTATGCGCTGCTGTTCTCGGTGCTGCCACCGGAAGATGCCTGGCGCGCACTGTTCATCCTCGGCATCGTGCCGGCGGTGTTCGTGATTTTCGTCCGCCGTCTGGTGAAAGATCCCGAGATCTACCGCGAAGCCAAGGCCAAGCAAACTCCGGAAAGCCCGTCGAAGTTCTACGAGATCTTCGCCCCCGGCATGCTCTTCACCACGTTCCGCGCTTCCTTGCTGACCACGGGTGCCCTCGGCGGCTACTACGCAATCACCTCCTGGCTGCCGACCTTTCTGAAAAACGAACGCGGCTTGAGCGTACTCGGCACCGGCGGTTATCTGGCGATGGTGATCATCGGTTCCTACGCCGGTTATGTGATCAGTGCCTATTTGACCGACCTGCTGGGGCGCAAGAAGAACTTCATCCTGTTCGCAGTCGGCTCGTTCACCATCGTTCTGCTCTACACCCAGTTGCCGGTCAGCAATGGCGTGATGTTGTGGCTGGGTTTCCCGCTGGGATTCTTCGCTTCGGGGATTTTCAGCGGCATGGGTGCGTTTCTGACAGAGCTGTTCCCGACACGGATTCGCGGCTCGGGGCAGGGCTTTTGCTACAACATCGGCCGGGCGCTGGCGGCATTGTTCCCGCTGCTGATCGGGTTGCTCAGCCAGAAAGTACCGCTGAGTGTAGGCATTGGTGCCTTCGCAGCAGTGTCCTACGGCGTGGTGATCCTGGCGGCGCTGAGCTTGCCGGAAACCCGTGGCAAGCAACTGGACGCGCAGTAA
- a CDS encoding 5-oxoprolinase subunit PxpA, with the protein MSRLLLNCDIGESFGNWTMGLDAEVMPFIDCANIACGFHAGDPSIMRKTVSLALSHGVQIGAHPAYQDLVGFGRRSMAYTAQELQDILHYQIGALDGICRAQGGKVSYVKPHGAMYNDMMANPAQLRAVIQAVAAYDRSLPLMLMATRDNTAAQQLGDEYGVTLWFEAFADRAYDSAGRLVSRQLPGAVHHDAETIIGQALTIARGDNLTASDGSALHLQANTLCVHGDNASSVAAVQRIRQALNEQSAP; encoded by the coding sequence GTGAGCCGCCTGCTATTGAACTGCGACATCGGCGAGAGCTTCGGCAACTGGACCATGGGTCTGGACGCGGAAGTCATGCCCTTCATCGATTGCGCCAACATTGCCTGCGGTTTCCACGCCGGCGACCCGAGCATCATGCGCAAGACCGTCAGCCTGGCGCTGAGCCACGGCGTGCAGATCGGCGCGCATCCGGCCTATCAGGATCTGGTGGGGTTCGGCCGACGTTCCATGGCTTACACCGCCCAGGAACTGCAAGACATCCTGCATTACCAGATCGGCGCCCTCGACGGTATTTGCCGTGCCCAGGGTGGCAAAGTCAGCTACGTCAAACCCCACGGCGCGATGTACAACGACATGATGGCCAACCCGGCGCAGTTGCGGGCGGTGATTCAGGCTGTCGCGGCTTACGACCGCAGTTTGCCGCTGATGCTGATGGCCACCCGCGACAACACGGCCGCGCAACAACTCGGCGACGAATATGGCGTGACCTTGTGGTTCGAAGCCTTCGCCGACCGCGCCTACGACAGCGCCGGCCGACTGGTGTCGCGACAACTGCCGGGCGCGGTGCATCACGACGCCGAAACCATCATCGGGCAAGCACTGACCATCGCCCGTGGCGACAACCTCACCGCCAGCGACGGCAGCGCGCTGCACCTGCAAGCCAACACTTTGTGTGTACACGGCGACAACGCCAGCTCAGTGGCAGCCGTGCAACGCATTCGTCAGGCGCTGAACGAGCAGAGCGCGCCATGA
- the pxpB gene encoding 5-oxoprolinase subunit PxpB: MNPRVEVVALDCLMLRLFDEIAEANMPWMLAASERLRTVFGAQLIDLVPSYTTLMVHYDLTELNPSQARELIAEALIDLSPNARTGGQCHVLPVWYDLSVGPELSLLSQRSGLSVEEVIRLHSAREYQVFALGFAPGFAFMGLVEEVLAAPRLNTPRKKVAAGSVGIAERQTAAYPVASPGGWNLIGRTPAKLFDRERDGYSLMQPGDTVRFEAVSHAEFINLGGDDTPLEALS; this comes from the coding sequence ATGAATCCGCGGGTGGAAGTGGTGGCACTGGATTGCCTGATGCTGCGCCTGTTCGATGAAATCGCGGAAGCCAACATGCCGTGGATGCTCGCCGCCAGCGAGCGGTTGCGCACGGTGTTTGGCGCGCAGTTGATCGATCTGGTGCCGTCGTACACCACATTGATGGTGCATTACGATCTGACCGAATTGAATCCGAGTCAGGCCCGGGAGCTGATTGCCGAAGCACTGATCGACCTGTCGCCGAATGCACGAACCGGTGGCCAGTGCCATGTGCTGCCGGTGTGGTACGACCTGAGTGTCGGTCCGGAACTGAGCCTGCTGTCACAGCGCAGCGGCTTGTCTGTAGAAGAAGTGATCCGCCTTCACAGTGCTCGCGAATATCAAGTGTTCGCGCTTGGTTTCGCGCCGGGGTTCGCTTTCATGGGACTGGTGGAAGAAGTGCTGGCAGCTCCGCGCCTGAATACCCCACGCAAGAAAGTCGCCGCCGGCAGCGTCGGTATCGCCGAGCGGCAGACCGCAGCGTATCCGGTGGCCTCTCCGGGTGGCTGGAACCTGATCGGTCGCACGCCGGCAAAACTGTTCGACCGTGAACGCGATGGCTACAGCCTCATGCAGCCCGGCGATACCGTGCGTTTCGAAGCGGTAAGCCATGCAGAATTCATCAACCTCGGCGGTGATGACACACCTTTGGAGGCGTTGTCATGA
- a CDS encoding biotin-dependent carboxyltransferase family protein, giving the protein MSRLTIEASTPLCLLQDAGRFGVRHLGVTQGGAADWRSMAWANWLLGNGLDLPVIEITLGGFAVVAQEDCLLALAGADLGAQIDGEALAPWRSFKLHKGQTLKLTQPLLGARVYLAAPGGFSAPKVLGSSATVVREELGGLDGFGLPLAKGACLSYQGETLLVREVPAQHRPDLRLDAPLDLVLGAQIGQFSGQSLFDAFNSHWTLDSRADRMGIRLLGTALQYQGQPMISEGIPLGAVQVPPDGQPIVLLNDRQTIGGYPRLGALTPLALARLAQYLPGAKVRLRPVVQDVAHREHVEYLKRF; this is encoded by the coding sequence ATGAGCCGACTGACGATTGAAGCAAGTACGCCGCTGTGCCTGTTGCAGGACGCCGGGCGGTTTGGCGTGCGCCATCTGGGCGTGACCCAGGGCGGCGCGGCGGACTGGCGGTCGATGGCCTGGGCCAACTGGCTGCTGGGCAATGGCCTGGATCTGCCGGTGATCGAAATCACCCTCGGCGGGTTTGCGGTAGTGGCGCAAGAGGATTGTCTGCTGGCGCTGGCCGGTGCCGATCTGGGCGCGCAGATTGACGGTGAGGCGCTGGCGCCGTGGCGCAGTTTCAAGCTGCATAAAGGGCAGACCTTGAAGCTCACCCAGCCGTTGCTGGGGGCTCGGGTCTATCTGGCGGCTCCCGGCGGTTTCAGCGCGCCGAAAGTGCTGGGCAGCAGTGCCACGGTGGTGCGCGAGGAACTCGGTGGTCTCGATGGTTTTGGTTTGCCATTGGCCAAGGGCGCATGCCTGAGTTATCAGGGCGAAACCCTGTTGGTGCGTGAGGTCCCGGCACAACATCGGCCAGACCTGCGGCTAGACGCGCCGCTCGATCTGGTGCTCGGCGCGCAGATCGGTCAGTTCAGCGGGCAGAGCCTGTTCGATGCGTTCAACAGTCATTGGACGCTGGACAGTCGTGCCGACCGCATGGGCATTCGTCTGTTGGGGACGGCGTTGCAGTATCAGGGCCAGCCGATGATTTCCGAAGGCATCCCGTTGGGCGCGGTGCAGGTGCCGCCGGACGGGCAGCCGATCGTGTTGCTCAATGATCGGCAGACCATTGGCGGGTATCCGCGATTGGGAGCGTTGACGCCGTTGGCGCTGGCCCGCCTGGCGCAGTATCTGCCGGGGGCGAAGGTCAGATTGCGCCCGGTGGTGCAGGACGTCGCGCACCGGGAGCATGTCGAGTATCTGAAGCGCTTTTGA